A portion of the Algisphaera agarilytica genome contains these proteins:
- a CDS encoding L-dopachrome tautomerase-related protein gives MKAPLFSLLALALICLQPAAQGQDALPYGTLVELDQRPGNPAVGPDGTVYFSMHPMDGPEFKIMRLEDDGQSAPYPSAEFSRSLGAVIGVFVTRDGVLWMLDMGSPETNAKLVGWSTVTDTLHAVHYLPNEVSVGNSFHQDFAIDEVRGRAFIADMSRGDMVGESLPAIVVIDLNTGETRRVLQGVAALQPKDDPVANVDGNPMTFTGADGVTTPLRLGLNPIGIDQANRYVYFSTITPGPMYRIDAALLGDFDASDKQLAAAIEEVGPKPTSDGIAVDGDTVYITNLEANAITALHDGKLHHVAQHETMSWPDGVAVAPDGSLIVTINQLHKVPPFNGGTDGGEPPFMVVRIAAPE, from the coding sequence ATGAAAGCCCCACTTTTTTCTCTGCTCGCCCTGGCATTGATCTGCCTGCAACCCGCCGCCCAGGGCCAGGACGCCCTGCCGTACGGAACCCTGGTGGAGCTGGACCAAAGGCCCGGCAACCCCGCGGTCGGGCCGGACGGCACGGTGTACTTTTCGATGCACCCGATGGACGGGCCGGAGTTCAAGATCATGCGGCTGGAAGACGACGGCCAGTCGGCGCCTTACCCGAGCGCCGAATTCTCCAGGTCGCTCGGCGCGGTGATCGGCGTGTTCGTCACCCGCGACGGCGTGCTGTGGATGCTGGACATGGGCAGCCCCGAGACCAATGCGAAGCTGGTCGGCTGGTCGACCGTGACGGACACGCTGCACGCGGTGCACTACCTGCCGAACGAAGTCAGCGTGGGCAACTCGTTCCACCAGGACTTTGCGATCGACGAGGTGCGTGGCCGGGCGTTTATCGCGGACATGAGCCGGGGCGACATGGTGGGCGAAAGCCTGCCCGCGATCGTGGTGATCGATCTCAACACCGGCGAGACCCGCCGCGTGCTCCAGGGAGTGGCCGCGCTGCAACCTAAAGACGACCCGGTCGCCAACGTGGATGGCAACCCGATGACGTTTACCGGGGCCGACGGGGTCACGACGCCGCTGCGCCTCGGGCTCAACCCCATCGGCATCGATCAGGCCAATCGCTACGTCTACTTCTCCACCATCACGCCCGGCCCGATGTACCGCATCGACGCCGCCCTGCTCGGCGACTTCGACGCCAGCGACAAACAACTCGCCGCAGCGATCGAAGAAGTCGGCCCCAAGCCCACCAGCGACGGCATCGCGGTCGACGGCGACACGGTCTACATCACCAACCTCGAAGCCAACGCCATCACCGCCCTGCACGACGGCAAGCTCCACCACGTCGCTCAGCACGAAACGATGTCTTGGCCCGACGGGGTCGCGGTCGCGCCGGATGGCTCGCTGATCGTCACGATCAACCAGTTGCATAAAGTCCCGCCGTTCAATGGCGGAACCGACGGGGGCGAGCCGCCGTTCATGGTGGTGCGGATCGCGGCGCCGGAGTAA
- the rsmA gene encoding 16S rRNA (adenine(1518)-N(6)/adenine(1519)-N(6))-dimethyltransferase RsmA: MAQTLSEIKTLLAAHGLRPKHKFGQNFLHDGNHMRRIMDAADLQAGDVVLEVGPGTGALTERLLEVGAEVVAVEIDTDLEPVLTHRMAGLPDGQGDRFTLVVGDALAGKHTINPAVIEPTMARVASSGRESFKLIANLPYHVASPLMANLAVDHPAMSDAVVMIQKEVADRLEAKPGSKAYGPLGILIQTLCEVRTVGTLAPGCFWPPPKVASTVVHLKRRPQPLTDDPKAFSATLKTLFTKRRKQLGSILGRDTELPEGISHDTRPDALTVEQLIALAEMLGSDIK, from the coding sequence GTGGCTCAGACCCTCTCCGAAATCAAGACCCTCCTCGCCGCGCACGGCCTCCGCCCCAAGCATAAGTTCGGGCAGAACTTCCTGCACGACGGCAACCACATGCGCCGCATCATGGACGCCGCCGACCTGCAAGCGGGGGATGTGGTGCTCGAGGTGGGCCCGGGCACGGGCGCGTTGACCGAGCGGCTGCTCGAAGTAGGGGCCGAGGTGGTGGCGGTCGAGATCGATACCGACCTCGAGCCCGTGCTCACGCACCGCATGGCCGGGTTGCCCGATGGGCAGGGCGATCGCTTCACGCTGGTCGTGGGGGATGCCTTGGCGGGCAAGCACACGATCAACCCGGCCGTCATCGAGCCGACAATGGCCCGGGTCGCGTCTTCGGGTCGGGAGTCGTTCAAGCTGATCGCGAACCTGCCGTACCACGTCGCCTCGCCGCTGATGGCCAATCTCGCGGTCGATCACCCCGCCATGAGCGACGCGGTGGTGATGATCCAAAAGGAAGTCGCCGACCGCCTCGAAGCCAAACCCGGTAGCAAGGCCTACGGCCCACTCGGCATCCTCATCCAAACCCTCTGCGAGGTCCGTACCGTCGGCACCCTGGCCCCCGGCTGCTTCTGGCCGCCCCCCAAGGTTGCCTCAACCGTGGTTCACCTCAAGCGTCGCCCCCAGCCGTTGACCGACGACCCCAAGGCGTTTTCCGCAACGCTCAAAACTCTCTTCACGAAGCGTCGCAAGCAGCTCGGCTCGATCCTCGGCCGGGACACCGAGCTCCCCGAAGGCATCAGTCACGACACCCGGCCGGATGCGCTCACCGTTGAGCAGCTCATCGCCTTGGCCGAGATGTTGGGGTCAGACATTAAGTAA
- a CDS encoding SGNH/GDSL hydrolase family protein has translation MPLTPQDVVLFQGDSITDCGRDRDRQLANDPASLGNGYANRVAQRLLAELPGVTVHNRGISGNRVWHLRDRWAEDALALKPTVLSILIGVNDTWHGTAKGQPLDVPEGGTSLPEFGRIYRELLDRTRAELPDVKLVICEPFALECGAVTELNFHPDIDERAKLVRAIAEDYADVFVPFQTVFNDALAQAGPDHWAGDGVHPSEAGHQLMADAWLDAAANL, from the coding sequence ATGCCCCTGACTCCCCAAGACGTCGTGCTCTTCCAGGGCGACTCCATCACCGACTGCGGCCGCGACCGCGATCGGCAGCTCGCCAACGACCCCGCTTCCCTAGGCAACGGCTACGCCAACCGCGTCGCCCAGCGGCTGCTCGCCGAACTCCCCGGCGTCACCGTCCACAACCGTGGCATCTCCGGCAACCGCGTCTGGCACCTCCGCGATCGCTGGGCCGAAGACGCCCTCGCCCTCAAGCCAACCGTCCTCTCGATCCTCATCGGCGTCAACGACACCTGGCACGGCACCGCCAAGGGCCAACCTCTCGACGTCCCCGAAGGCGGCACCAGCCTGCCCGAGTTCGGCCGCATCTACCGCGAACTGCTCGACCGCACCAGGGCCGAGCTGCCCGACGTGAAGCTGGTGATCTGCGAGCCGTTCGCGCTCGAGTGCGGCGCGGTGACCGAGCTGAACTTCCACCCCGACATCGACGAGCGGGCCAAGCTCGTCCGCGCGATCGCCGAGGACTACGCGGATGTGTTCGTTCCGTTCCAGACGGTCTTCAACGACGCCCTCGCCCAGGCGGGCCCCGATCACTGGGCGGGCGACGGCGTGCACCCGTCCGAGGCGGGCCATCAACTCATGGCCGACGCGTGGCTCGACGCGGCCGCCAACCTCTGA
- a CDS encoding glycosyltransferase family 2 protein, translating to MSQSEPSDSPRILVAVPVYNEQKYIQNVIAKIAEFASDDVLVIDDGSTDYTPMLLAMQPVDVIRHKTNLGYGRAIRDAFRWAQTYDYDWLITMDCDEQHEPESLPAFEEAILADDADVISGSRYVSTDQCGDPPPEERRKINRTITGWVNDQLHLDITDAFCGYKAYRVSALADLNLCVDGYAIPLQFWVQHAVAGHRVKELPIKLIYNDPNRSFGGPLDDAEQRLAHYREVFEREVDRHAEALEARNGQVTTTA from the coding sequence ATGTCCCAGTCCGAACCGTCCGACTCGCCGCGCATCCTCGTGGCGGTGCCCGTCTACAACGAGCAGAAGTACATCCAGAACGTCATCGCGAAGATCGCCGAATTCGCGAGTGACGATGTCCTGGTGATCGACGACGGCTCGACGGACTACACCCCGATGCTGCTGGCGATGCAGCCGGTCGACGTGATCCGGCACAAGACCAACCTCGGCTACGGCCGGGCGATCCGCGACGCGTTCCGCTGGGCCCAGACCTACGACTACGACTGGCTCATCACGATGGACTGCGACGAGCAGCACGAGCCCGAGAGCCTGCCCGCGTTCGAAGAAGCCATCCTCGCCGACGACGCCGACGTCATCTCCGGCAGCCGCTACGTCAGCACCGACCAGTGCGGCGACCCGCCGCCCGAAGAACGCCGCAAGATCAACCGCACCATCACCGGCTGGGTCAACGATCAGCTGCACCTGGACATCACCGACGCCTTCTGCGGGTACAAGGCCTACCGCGTCTCGGCGTTGGCGGACCTCAACCTCTGCGTGGACGGCTACGCGATCCCGCTGCAGTTCTGGGTGCAGCACGCCGTCGCGGGGCACCGCGTGAAAGAGCTGCCCATCAAGCTGATCTACAACGACCCGAACCGTTCCTTCGGCGGCCCGCTCGATGACGCCGAGCAACGCCTGGCCCACTACCGCGAGGTGTTTGAACGTGAGGTCGATAGGCACGCCGAGGCATTGGAGGCCCGAAACGGGCAGGTCACCACGACGGCGTGA